A segment of the Ammospiza caudacuta isolate bAmmCau1 chromosome 2, bAmmCau1.pri, whole genome shotgun sequence genome:
acctgcagccatATCAATGCAGAGGATGCAGCTCTCTTGGATTCATTTTGACACAACTGAAACACAAAGCATTTGGCTTTGCAACTTCATCTGTAATCTTTGGGagaatagaatttttttaatctgtcagAGTTCAGTTTATGCAGAATATATAACACCAAGAGAAAGGTGTTGTTGTCATGCAGATATCTGCACCTTGCAGAGAAAAAGGTAGCTGTGTATGTAaccttttaaaatgtatttcatttatGGCCtgcttatttaaaaataagttttcaCTGGCTGTTCAAAGGGCTGGGTTTTGTGGGAGAGTTGCTGTCTGCTTGTTTGACAATATAATTTTTGTGCTTTATATGCACATGGCTGGAGAAGCAGAACAGGTAACAATAGCCAAAAAGTTCCCAACTAGTTCCCATCTCAACCACATTTTTATATTCCAACCACTGGAAAACTTTGGTTTCAAATTATAGGCACTTACTAACATTTAGGAGGCTGTGCTTTCTTTTGAAAGTTTCTAACAAGGAATATCTTCTTGTCACAAGTAAAACATTTAAATCCGTAAGTTTTTAGAGGACTTGAAAAACAATGTTAATTTAACAATGTTAAATTaaaattggaggagaaaaagaataGTTGGGTTCTCTGGAGAACTAGGTTTTCTGGCATCCTTTTTATTTAATCAGGAAGTAAAAAGTGCATATCTAAAGTAAGATCTTATGTAAATCACTTGTAAAGCTCCTGCTTTAGGTCAGTTCTATCCTTGCAGCTGAGGAGTGAGgtgattttctttgaaaagaaatagcAAACAACAAATATTAAGAATAGAACTAAGCTTTTTCTAGACTGCATCTCCAATGTTGAGGAAGAACTgtcaaaaatttaattttgtcaGCACTGGAAACTGTGAGATTCATCAGCTGCATTTTCTGCCCAGTTTTTTAAAGATGGAGTTGTTTGCCTACTTTCCTTAAGCATGTTTTTCCTGGAGGTAGCTGGAACTGAAGTGTGGAAAACAAGCAGTGCTGGTCATGTCCTGCACTCTAGTTGGAAATAAAttgcttcctttcctcctctgctttcaCACTGCTGTCTAGTGAAGCATTTTTTCATCAGGAAAATTGTATGACTGGCCCTGCAAGGTTCTGTAACTGGGCACTAACAGTTATTGTGGCCTTAACCCTTGGGGATGAATGGCACCCTCTCTCCCTGGCTGGCTGCATTTCAGTGCCATCTGCTaatggcaggagaaaagacatAGGTATTGCTGAAATGCAGGCCAGAGAACAGAGCAGGCAAGAAAATCTGCTGTCAAATCAACAATGATACAGTTATTTCATCATGTTACATGTTTCCTGTAGCAACAGTAGTTTCTTGCTAGCATCAAAGTGTCCTGTGTAACCaaagaaaatccttttgttCCGTGGCTTTAATGTCTCAGGAGAGCTTCTCACGTGACAGCAAACCTTCTCCAGAATCTAATTATTGTAATTGCAGTAAAACACACCAATTCTTCTTGTCTAAGTTTTGAGTCtacttaaaaaaccccaaaggaaaagcattgCCTATTCCGTCACAAACAAGCACTTAGAGTGATTTGGTCTGAGAAAGCTCTGCCTATGCAAGTGAGTTCTGAATTCCAGGTGTGGGTATGGAATGTAAATGGACTAAGGGGAACACAGCCCATGGTCCTGGCAGCCCAAAGGGCCAGACGTGTCCTGGAGTGTGTCAAGCACAGCACACTGAAGGACGTGcttgtcccactctgctctgcactgcagcagccccacCTCAAGttctgtgtgcagttttgggcacccCAGCCTAAGGAGGACATCAGACTGTTAGACTGTGTTCCAAGGAGGGTGATGAAGGTGCTGAAAGGCCTTGAGGGCAAAgcttatgaggagcagctgagggcattTGGCTTGTTCATcttggagaagaggaggctgagggctgACCTCATCACAGTCTACACTTTCCAGAGGCAGGGCAGCGCAGGCAAGGTGTTGatctctctggtgaccagcaGTAGGACCCATGGCAATGGAGTCAAGCTGAGAGGGTGTCAGGATGAAGGCTTTCCACCCAGAGGATGCTCAGGCTCTGGAATGGGCTCTACCACGGGATGTGGTTACAGAGCAAGCTTGTCGGAGTTCCAGAAGCGTCTGGATGGTGCTCTTAAGTCGTGGCTTAGCTTAAGATAGTCCTGTGAATGATTCtcatggatcccttccaacttgaGGTGTTCTAAGATTCTGTGAACTTGGAGAACCATAAAGGTGAATCATCTCTGTTACTGAAATTTCAGACATCAGCCATGCTAAAGACTTTCTTGTGGAATAAGTTTATTTTATGCATTGGAAGTGGCACTCTACAGTGCAAGGCTTTTTTCACCTGCAGCTTTAGGAGCTCATGTGTTTGTTTTAGCTGGGAAAGTCTTACTTGCCCCATTCTCCATGAGTCCACCGTGGCATTAGCTGCTTCAAGTGAGAAACTCAGACCTCTCAAAAACTTCTGAACTTCAGAATTctacttaaaataaaaaggaggattattatttaaaacataattaatattttaaatatttataataatattatacTAATAAATATTATTGTCTGTTatcatataaaatattaattataatattttatataattatacatAAATCTAATAAAATAATgttattatataaaataataaatagtaaTATTATTTCTTATAATAATGTTTAAATATGtctttaaaacataaataatatttatgttttaaaaatacacaccAAAGAGGGGCCAAATTATAGCCACAGGATGTCCAGTATCTTACTCTTGACCACATGGAGACAGATAGAAACTGAATCCAGGAGGAGAATTAGGGTAACATAATAATGTTTTATATTAACATTATAGGTGTGTTTATGCATTCATATGTTTAAAGCATAATAGCAGTAAGTGGGTGTAGTTTTTAAAACATCTGTTAATGTGCTGTGTAAGTTACTTCTTTCTCTGAGGCGTTTGGATTCAAATATTCTTTTCTCAAAATAAAGAATATTGCAGAAATCCAAGCTGTTAACTGAAATTAAGTTACTCAATAAATTTCAGTCCTCTTTAGTGAGATTTGCAAAgtaaacaagaaaattaattaataatttcaatTATCTGAGGAGTTCTTTGTATTTAAAGTGAGGAAACTTTGGCGTGGAACCGTCTTTCTTTCAAGCAGATTTTGTTATTTTGAAATCAAACAACAGTATTGTTGCAATTTATTGATTTCACCTTAACtgttaatatttataaaatgccAGAAGTTAAGACATAAAAGTTTAAGAAATTTGTAATGCATCTTTTTAGTTTTGATTATTTAATAAGGAATTATAATCCTGCCATCAATCAAATAATTATCATCCTTCATCTGCATATTAAATACCTTGTTCAGTTTCTAATGTTATCTACTGTGTGTATGTACAGAAGAGAGTTGTGTTACATTCTGGTTCTGCTAATTtaccctgctgctctgtgctcaggacacacagacacagctttcCTGCCTGATGCTGTCAGTACACAGActattattttccttccctgaCACTTAGCATTCTCCAGGAGTGCAGCCAGCTGACCTTGAAGAAGTCGTCAAGAAGGGAGTTAAAACTGTGGTGATTGGTCGTGGCATGAGTGAGGCTTTGCAGGTAGGTTTTTGTGCTGTGACAAGCATAAAAAGAactgtttgttttccctctccctctgattaggaggaaaaaaattaaatcgATGATGCTTCACTGAGGGAAAAAGATTGAGGATCAGCTCCTGTCAGGGGTCCCTCAGGTCCTGAAAGAAACATCATTTGAGCTCCTCTGTATTAGTGTCCATGCCAAGCAGTAAACAGGTTTATGTTCTGCTACAGGAGCAAATGAAACAAGAAGAATTTTTCAGAATGTCATTAGTCCCCTCCTCTTGCAATAGGTTATAACTGGCTCTCTAGCCTGCTGTAAATACTTTGGTAATTAGGCATTCTTGTCACAATTGTTGCCAGGGTGTCATTTCAGCAGATAAACTAGCTACAGATAGCTCAGATCAGAAGTGCTGAGCTTTACTCGGTGAGAAGCAAGTCTTTAGCTTTCTGGTGGGATGAATAACACCTTCTTTAGATTAAATTCCTTTAGCTtcaattctatttatttttgtaagagAGGACCACATTTTAAAGTGTGCTAAGGAGGTAGGGGAGCTATGTGTATAAAAGCAGCTttattgaagagaaaaaaaattaaatcaatcTTAGCATTGTCATTTTGGCTACTGGCAATGACTTAAGTCATGTTTAACAAATGGTATGTGTCTGGTTTTTTTACAGTTTAAGGGGAAAATAATCTGATTCTTGcttttgtgatttcttttctcttccgAGGTTCCAGCATCCACTGTGGACTATCTGAAGAAGAACGGGATtgaggtgctggtgctgcaaaCGGAGAAGGCAGTGGCGGAGTACaatgccctggctgctcagggtgTCAGAGTGGGCGGGGTCTTCCATTCCACCTGCTGAAGCACCGCTCATTCCGCCTGCCCGGCCCGCGGCCAAATCACCGACACACCTCTGCTGGATCAAATTGCACTCAGTGGAGTGTGAACTTGCGTGCCAAGGCATTTGTGCGCTGACCATCGAAAATGCAAAGACAGTTTATTAGCTCAGGATTTAAACAAATCGAGGGCTCACAAAAGGCGGGGCTGTTAATGTAATTAAATCGTTTAATGACAGAATAATTTCTATGTATTGTTGAGATTGACCTAATTTTCCTCTGAAGGCCATCCATAGTCTTGTTACTTAACATATCACCTGTTCACTAAATCaggaaattatattttgaatACTTTTATTACATTACTGGCTACTGGAATGCAGCCATAAAATAGCCGATGAGCACAATCAAATGGTAGATATGAAGTGGTGGTAAAGAAGCACTTTACCACCACTGGATaaataagttaaaaataaaataaattaaaaagcaaacccaTAACATAGAACTTTACCTCCTGCAGGTGACCTCAGTCATGGTATTTGCCAATTTATGAACATCACATAATAGAgcacttttaaatttttcattgagcctgaaaaaggggaaaaaatgtcagCAGGGTATAAGCATAAAACCTGGGCCTTAAAAATTTTCTTATTAACTGCCAGTTTTGAGGATTGAGCTGTCTAATAAGTATCTATTCAGAAGTTCTTACACGCTTAAAATAATCAGAAACATGAGTTACAAAGCTAGAGTTTGCAGCGTAAAACATTGATATGTAGAAAATCAGTCTGAATTGCTGCTAGCAAGGTACTGCTGGCAAGCTGGGGATGCGTGTGAGACTTGTTACTGGTCATCATTATCTGATGATTTAAATGTTGTTCCAACAAACATTATTACACTGAAGATTCAAACAGTTCTCTTGGTTGCTGTTCCTGGTGGGCTTCTATCAATATTGCCAGTCACAAGTTCTACCTATTGTAGATTTTTTCCCCACCAGGCTCACCATTTATTGCTCTGTGCATATTAATTCTGTGTGTATTAAGGAAAGTACCAAGACAAAATGGTAAAAGCCCTGAGGCACTTGGAGCTACCTAAGCAGTAGTAGAGAGGCTTAGATTGATAGGAGAGCACAATAACTTTCCCAAGGCACACAGAATACTATGTTCTTTTTCTGCTATTTGCTCTAGTAATCATTTAGAACCTTTTATCTGATAAAATACAGAGCGAtgtaaaagcaaagggaaaGTGAAAGTTTTATCTTGCAGTCTCCTAATGACAGCAATGTTTTCTGTTAGTGTAGCTACATTTGAGGCAAAATCTTACATAACCCAGCAGGAACTGCCTTTCCAGCTGCATCTGTGTTGTCTGACACAGCAGCTGGTATAATGCTCATTGTAGCTGCTGTGACATTTTTCTGCACAACTTGCCTGGTGTGAAGGAGGAGGTGAACTACTGACCCAGAGGACTGTGGTCACCCTGAGGGAATGCCAGCAGAATGAGTTCCTACCAGCCCACAGAGTGTGGAGACTTTTTGCACTAAATGTTATCTGATAGTGAAGGCGGTTTGACTTTC
Coding sequences within it:
- the AAMDC gene encoding mth938 domain-containing protein isoform X2, with the translated sequence MSSPEIASLSWGQMKVKGCSTTYKDCKVWPGGSRTWDWRETGTNHSPGVQPADLEEVVKKGVKTVVIGRGMSEALQVPASTVDYLKKNGIEVLVLQTEKAVAEYNALAAQGVRVGGVFHSTC
- the AAMDC gene encoding mth938 domain-containing protein isoform X1, translating into MSSGALLSSTSLFHLLLVTSTEERLQFCFVMSSPEIASLSWGQMKVKGCSTTYKDCKVWPGGSRTWDWRETGTNHSPGVQPADLEEVVKKGVKTVVIGRGMSEALQVPASTVDYLKKNGIEVLVLQTEKAVAEYNALAAQGVRVGGVFHSTC